In one Balaenoptera ricei isolate mBalRic1 chromosome 20, mBalRic1.hap2, whole genome shotgun sequence genomic region, the following are encoded:
- the LOC132354581 gene encoding acetylcholine receptor subunit beta-like — MQPDLGPPSLLPTCGKGAVTGPEVVARNQGFTQFSPPPGARGSEAEGRLREKLFSGYDSSVRPAREVGDRVGVSVGLSLAQLISLNEKDEEMSTKVYLDLKEETGAR, encoded by the exons ATGC AGCCTGACCTGGGTCCTCCAAGCCTTCTGCCCACCTGCGGTAAAGGGGCAGTGACAGGGCCAGAGGTCGTGGCCAGGAACCAGGGCTTCACTCAgttctctcctcctccaggcGCCCGCGGCTCGGAAGCGGAGGGCCGACTCCGTGAGAAACTTTTCTCGGGCTATGATAGCTCGGTGAGGCCGGCGCGGGAGGTGGGAGACCGCGTCGGGGTCAGCGTTGGTCTCAGCCTAGCGCAATTAATCAGCCTG AACGAGAAGGATGAGGAGATGAGCACAAAGGTCTACTTAGACCTG aaagaagaaactgGGGCCCgatga
- the SHBG gene encoding sex hormone-binding globulin isoform X2, with protein MESGDPPATWHGLPLLLLLLLPPSHEGWAVRHTLPRQRTQDRPALHLSNGPGQEPVTIMTFNLTKIIKTSSSFEFRTWDPEGVIFYGDTNPEDDWFVLGFRDGRPEIQLHNHWAQLTVGAGPRLDDGRWHQMEVKILGDSVMLGVDGEEVLHLRQLVPTLDGCLHRDDWLDQQAQTSASVPTSLRSCAVESQPGIFFPPGTGAEFSLQDIPRPHEEPWAFSLDLRLQLAAGSGHLLALGSPENPSWLSLQLQDQERPLLHPFAWMAFGHKARGWTWTGP; from the exons ATGGAGAGCGGAGATCCACCGGCCACATGGCATgggctgccgctgctgctgctactactgctGCCTCCCAGCCATGAAGGATGGGCCGTGAGACATACTCTCCCCAGACAG AGGACTCAGGACCGGCCTGCTCTGCACCTCAGCAATGGCCCTGGACAAGAACCTGTAACCATCATGACCTTTAACCTCACCAAGATCATAAA AACCTCCTCCTCCTTTGAGTTTCGGACCTGGGATCCAGAGGGAGTGATTTTTTATGGTGATACCAACCCAGAGGATGACTGGTTTGTGCTGGGATTTCGGGATGGCAGGCCTGAGATCCAGCTTCATAATCACTGGGCCCAACTTACAGTGGGTGCTGGACCCCGGCTGGATGATGGGAGGTGGCACCAG ATGGAAGTGAAGATCCTTGGGGATTCTGTGATGCTGGGGGTGGATGGGGAGGAGGTGCTGCACCTGAGACAG CTGGTCCCTACCCTGGATGGCTGCCTGCACCGGGATGACTGGCTGGACCAGCAGGCCCAGACCTCAGCATCTGTCCCCACTAGTCTCAGAAGCTGTGCTGTAGAGTCTCAACCTGGGATATTCTTCCCGCCAGGGACTGGTGCAGAATTCAGTCTCCAAG ACATTCCCCGGCCTCATGAAGAGCCCTGGGCTTTCTCCTTGGACCTGAGACTCCAGCTAGCAGCAGGCTCAGGCCACCTCCTTGCCCTTGGGAGCCCAGAAAACCCTTCTTGGCTCAGCCTCCAACTCCAAGATCAA GAGAGGCCTCTTCTGCATCCTTTTGCTTGGATGGCCTTTGGGCACAAGGCCAGAGGCTGGACGTGGACCGGGCCCTGA
- the SHBG gene encoding sex hormone-binding globulin isoform X1, whose product MESGDPPATWHGLPLLLLLLLPPSHEGWAVRHTLPRQRTQDRPALHLSNGPGQEPVTIMTFNLTKIIKTSSSFEFRTWDPEGVIFYGDTNPEDDWFVLGFRDGRPEIQLHNHWAQLTVGAGPRLDDGRWHQMEVKILGDSVMLGVDGEEVLHLRQVSGPLASKPQPIMRIALGGLLFPASKLWLPLVPTLDGCLHRDDWLDQQAQTSASVPTSLRSCAVESQPGIFFPPGTGAEFSLQDIPRPHEEPWAFSLDLRLQLAAGSGHLLALGSPENPSWLSLQLQDQERPLLHPFAWMAFGHKARGWTWTGP is encoded by the exons ATGGAGAGCGGAGATCCACCGGCCACATGGCATgggctgccgctgctgctgctactactgctGCCTCCCAGCCATGAAGGATGGGCCGTGAGACATACTCTCCCCAGACAG AGGACTCAGGACCGGCCTGCTCTGCACCTCAGCAATGGCCCTGGACAAGAACCTGTAACCATCATGACCTTTAACCTCACCAAGATCATAAA AACCTCCTCCTCCTTTGAGTTTCGGACCTGGGATCCAGAGGGAGTGATTTTTTATGGTGATACCAACCCAGAGGATGACTGGTTTGTGCTGGGATTTCGGGATGGCAGGCCTGAGATCCAGCTTCATAATCACTGGGCCCAACTTACAGTGGGTGCTGGACCCCGGCTGGATGATGGGAGGTGGCACCAG ATGGAAGTGAAGATCCTTGGGGATTCTGTGATGCTGGGGGTGGATGGGGAGGAGGTGCTGCACCTGAGACAGGTCTCTGGGCCACTGGCAAGCAAACCCCAGCCCATCATGAGGATTGCTCTGGGGGGGCTGCTCTTCCCTGCCTCCAAACTCTGGTTGCCG CTGGTCCCTACCCTGGATGGCTGCCTGCACCGGGATGACTGGCTGGACCAGCAGGCCCAGACCTCAGCATCTGTCCCCACTAGTCTCAGAAGCTGTGCTGTAGAGTCTCAACCTGGGATATTCTTCCCGCCAGGGACTGGTGCAGAATTCAGTCTCCAAG ACATTCCCCGGCCTCATGAAGAGCCCTGGGCTTTCTCCTTGGACCTGAGACTCCAGCTAGCAGCAGGCTCAGGCCACCTCCTTGCCCTTGGGAGCCCAGAAAACCCTTCTTGGCTCAGCCTCCAACTCCAAGATCAA GAGAGGCCTCTTCTGCATCCTTTTGCTTGGATGGCCTTTGGGCACAAGGCCAGAGGCTGGACGTGGACCGGGCCCTGA
- the SHBG gene encoding sex hormone-binding globulin isoform X3, with protein MTFNLTKIIKTSSSFEFRTWDPEGVIFYGDTNPEDDWFVLGFRDGRPEIQLHNHWAQLTVGAGPRLDDGRWHQMEVKILGDSVMLGVDGEEVLHLRQVSGPLASKPQPIMRIALGGLLFPASKLWLPLVPTLDGCLHRDDWLDQQAQTSASVPTSLRSCAVESQPGIFFPPGTGAEFSLQDIPRPHEEPWAFSLDLRLQLAAGSGHLLALGSPENPSWLSLQLQDQERPLLHPFAWMAFGHKARGWTWTGP; from the exons ATGACCTTTAACCTCACCAAGATCATAAA AACCTCCTCCTCCTTTGAGTTTCGGACCTGGGATCCAGAGGGAGTGATTTTTTATGGTGATACCAACCCAGAGGATGACTGGTTTGTGCTGGGATTTCGGGATGGCAGGCCTGAGATCCAGCTTCATAATCACTGGGCCCAACTTACAGTGGGTGCTGGACCCCGGCTGGATGATGGGAGGTGGCACCAG ATGGAAGTGAAGATCCTTGGGGATTCTGTGATGCTGGGGGTGGATGGGGAGGAGGTGCTGCACCTGAGACAGGTCTCTGGGCCACTGGCAAGCAAACCCCAGCCCATCATGAGGATTGCTCTGGGGGGGCTGCTCTTCCCTGCCTCCAAACTCTGGTTGCCG CTGGTCCCTACCCTGGATGGCTGCCTGCACCGGGATGACTGGCTGGACCAGCAGGCCCAGACCTCAGCATCTGTCCCCACTAGTCTCAGAAGCTGTGCTGTAGAGTCTCAACCTGGGATATTCTTCCCGCCAGGGACTGGTGCAGAATTCAGTCTCCAAG ACATTCCCCGGCCTCATGAAGAGCCCTGGGCTTTCTCCTTGGACCTGAGACTCCAGCTAGCAGCAGGCTCAGGCCACCTCCTTGCCCTTGGGAGCCCAGAAAACCCTTCTTGGCTCAGCCTCCAACTCCAAGATCAA GAGAGGCCTCTTCTGCATCCTTTTGCTTGGATGGCCTTTGGGCACAAGGCCAGAGGCTGGACGTGGACCGGGCCCTGA